In the genome of Juglans microcarpa x Juglans regia isolate MS1-56 chromosome 6S, Jm3101_v1.0, whole genome shotgun sequence, the window CTGAAGCGTATAATGGAAAAGACCGTGAGTGTCTCTCGGACAAACTGGGCAAGAAGGTTAGATGATGCGCTATGGGTCTACCGGACAACATTCAAAACACCAATCAGGGTGTCACCATATCGGCTCATTTATGTAAAAGCCTGCCATCTATCTGTAGAGCTAGAACAAAGAGCCTATTGGGCGACAAGAACAttgaactttgatttacaagtGATTAACGAGAAGAGAATATTACAGATCAACGAGATGGATGAGTTCCacaatgatgcttatgagaatgctTGGATTTACAATGCTAAAACGAAAAGATGGCACAattagcatattttgagaaGGGAATTTGAAGTCGAgcaaaaagttatattatttaactcaagacttTGACTCTTCCCAGGAAAGTGGCGCTCTCAGTGGTAGGGACCATTTGTGGTGACCCATGTCTTACCTTATGGG includes:
- the LOC121237665 gene encoding uncharacterized protein LOC121237665, with protein sequence MEKTVSVSRTNWARRLDDALWVYRTTFKTPIRVSPYRLIYVKACHLSVELEQRAYWATRTLNFDLQVINEKRILQINEMDEFHNDAYENAWIYNAKTKRWHN